In Euphorbia lathyris chromosome 9, ddEupLath1.1, whole genome shotgun sequence, the following are encoded in one genomic region:
- the LOC136206355 gene encoding AT-hook motif nuclear-localized protein 19-like, translating into MANRWWAGQVGLAGMEATTNSSSPLKKPDLGISMGNIHREATESLTSRDQEDQEEEREHSDEPKEGALDMANRRPRGRPPGSKNKPKPPIFVTRDSPNALKSHVMEIANGSDVAESLACFARKRQRGVCILSGSGMVTNVTLKQPSAAGAVMALHGRFEILSLTGAFLPGPAPPGATGLTIYLAGGQGQVVGGSVVGSLVASGPVMVIAATFSNATYERLPLEEEEEGGSGGQGQIGGGDGSGEGGGSGGGMGDPVGASTTPVYNLPPNLVPNGGQLNLEGYGWPHGRPPY; encoded by the coding sequence ATGGCGAACCGGTGGTGGGCCGGGCAGGTAGGTCTAGCCGGAATGGAAGCAACAACAAACTCATCTTCACCTCTAAAGAAACCAGATCTAGGGATATCCATGGGAAACATCCATAGAGAAGCAACAGAAAGTTTAACAAGTAGAGATCAAGaagatcaagaagaagaaagagagcaTAGTGATGAACCTAAAGAAGGAGCGTTAGATATGGCGAACCGCCGCCCTAGAGGACGGCCGCCCGGATCCAAGAACAAACCTAAACCACCAATTTTCGTCACAAGAGATAGCCCTAATGCTCTCAAAAGCCACGTAATGGAGATTGCTAACGGCTCCGACGTAGCCGAAAGCTTAGCTTGTTTTGCAAGAAAGAGGCAAAGAGGGGTTTGTATCTTGAGTGGAAGTGGTATGGTTACTAATGTTACCCTTAAGCAACCGTCCGCCGCGGGTGCGGTCATGGCACTCCACGGAAGGTTCGAAATTCTGTCGCTAACCGGGGCGTTTTTGCCTGGACCAGCCCCGCCCGGGGCAACGGGGCTGACTATATATCTAGCTGGAGGACAAGGGCAAGTTGTAGGAGGAAGTGTTGTGGGGTCTTTGGTGGCGTCCGGGCCAGTTATGGTGATTGCTGCAACGTTTTCAAATGCTACTTACGAGAGATTACCGctcgaggaggaggaggaaggtgGAAGTGGAGGTCAAGGGCAGATTGGTGGGGGTGATGGAAGCGGTGAAGGCGGTGGTAGCGGAGGCGGGATGGGGGATCCGGTGGGTGCTTCGACTACACCGGTGTATAATTTGCCTCCAAATTTGGTGCCAAATGGAGGGCAATTGAATCTTGAAGGATATGGATGGCCTCATGGAAGACCACCCTATTAG
- the LOC136205942 gene encoding pentatricopeptide repeat-containing protein At2g02980, chloroplastic-like isoform X1 — MSNDHKKVITSIMKMPLLAAKLPTSLSPLLKITQFSPQNDNNHLQNPSRTPILSFSLHQLKQIHGHFIRTHCNPLTPTSSPEAHYNLLITAYVKNNHPKIALNIYAYMRYLDIQVDNFTVPLILKACGQISITQLGKEIHGFVIKNGLVSDVFISNSLIQMYSECGSSPSARLVFDKMLDRDAVSWSTMIRSYSRNKLIYQGLELIKDMRLMNVKPNESTLVSMVNIFAAIEDIDMAKAMHSYVVRNSIDVKLGVALAASLINMYAKCGNLVSARVLFDELSEKDIVSCTALIAGYIRCNNVKEGERLFVQMVEENVIPSEITMLSLIIACGFVRAIQLGKRLHAYILRNRSRMSLALATALVDMYGKCGDVRSARVLFDSMENKDVITWTSMIAAYAQAQCFHQAFDLFTQMRNGQVRPNEVTLVSLLSLCAEAGAFDMGKWVHAYIDKQGVEVDVVLKTALVDMYAKCGDIDGARRLFDEAVFRDICMWNAMMAGYGIHGRGHEALKLFAEMEIQGIKPNGITFIGVLHACSHAGLVKEGKRLFQRMVYDFGLIRKVEHYGCMVDLLGRAGHLDEAYAMIESMPMKPEVVIWGALLAACKTHKNPEMAEVAAKKLLELEPQHCGYNALMSNIYATANRWNDVAGVRKAMKSFGIKKSPGLSSIEVNGSVHDFKMGDFSHQQIGKISEMLDEMIKKLKQAGYTPDTSSVLQNIDEEEKETALNYHSEKLAMAFGLISTAPGTPIRVMKNLRICDDCHIATKLLSKLYGRVIIVRDRSRFHHFREGSCSCGDYW; from the coding sequence ATGTCAAATGATCATAAAAAGGTAATAACGAGCATCATGAAAATGCCATTGCTCGCTGCCAAACTTCCTACTTCTCTTTCTCCCCTCTTAAAAATCACCCAATTCTCACCTCAGAATGACAACAACCACCTCCAAAACCCTTCTCGCACTCCGATTCTCTCCTTCTCCCTTCACCAATTGAAGCAAATCCATGGTCACTTCATTAGAACCCATTGCAATCCCCTTACACCCACCTCGAGTCCTGAAGCTCACTACAATCTCCTTATAACTGCCTACGTTAAGAACAACCATCCAAAAATTGCCCTAAACATCTATGCTTACATGAGGTATCTAGACATTCAAGTAGACAATTTCACTGTGCCACTAATTCTCAAAGCATGTGGTCAAATCTCAATTACCCAATTGGGGAAAGAGATTCATGGTTTTGTTATTAAAAATGGACTTGTTTCTGATGTTTTTATAAGTAATTCTTTGATTCAAATGTACAGTGAATGTGGGAGCTCACCATCTGCACGcctagtgtttgataaaatgcttGACAGAGATGCTGTTTCATGGAGTACTATGATTAGAAGCTATAGTCGAAATAAATTGATTTATCAAGGGCTAGAACTTATAAAAGATATGCGTTTAATGAATGTTAAGCCGAATGAAAGTACTTTGGTTAGTATGGTTAATATTTTTGCTGCCATTGAGGACATAGATATGGCGAAAGCAATGCATTCTTATGTTGTGAGGAATAGTATTGATGTGAAATTGGGTGTGGCTTTAGCTGCTTCTTTGATTAATATGTATGCCAAGTGTGGAAATTTAGTTTCAGCAAGAGTTCTATTTGACGAGTTGAGTGAAAAAGACATTGTTTCTTGCACTGCCTTGATTGCTGGCTATATCAGATGCAATAATGTGAAAGAGGGTGAAAGGCTTTTTGTTCAAATGGTTGAGGAAAATGTCATTCCGAGCGAGATTACAATGCTGAGTTTGATTATCGCTTGTGGTTTTGTCAGGGCTATACAATTGGGTAAGCGGCTACACGCTTATATTTTGAGGAACCGATCAAGAATGTCGCTGGCTTTAGCTACGGCTTTGGTTGACATGTATGGAAAATGTGGTGATGTAAGAAGTGCAAGGGTGTTATTTGATAGCATGGAGAATAAAGATGTTATAACTTGGACTTCTATGATTGCAGCTTATGCACAAGCACAGTgttttcatcaagcttttgatCTCTTTACACAGATGAGGAATGGACAGGTGAGACCAAATGAAGTAACACTTGTTAGCCTTCTCTCTCTATGTGCAGAAGCTGGAGCTTTTGACATGGGAAAGTGGGTTCATGCTTACATTGACAAGCAGGGTGTTGAAGTAGATGTTGTACTGAAAACTGCTCTGGTTGACATGTATGCGAAGTGCGGAGATATAGATGGAGCACGGAGGCTGTTCGATGAAGCGGTCTTTCGAGACATCTGCATGTGGAATGCTATGATGGCTGGTTACGGTATCCACGGGCGTGGTCATGAAGCTTTAAAACTGTTTGCAGAGATGGAGATACAAGGTATAAAACCAAATGGCATTACATTTATTGGAGTTCTACATGCTTGCAGTCATGCAGGATTGGTAAAGGAAGGAAAAAGACTTTTTCAGAGAATGGTTTATGACTTCGGTTTGATCCGAAAAGTTGAGCATTACGGGTGTATGGTGGATCTTCTTGGTCGAGCTGGACATCTCGATGAAGCATATGCAATGATCGAAAGCATGCCAATGAAACCCGAGGTCGTGATATGGGGTGCTTTGCTTGCTGCATGCAAGACTCACAAAAATCCTGAGATGGCAGAAGTAGCAGCAAAAAAGCTCCTTGAGTTAGAACCTCAACATTGTGGTTATAATGCTCTCATGTCAAACATATATGCTACAGCAAATAGATGGAATGATGTTGCAGGAGTTAGAAAAGCAATGAAGAGTTTTGGCATCAAGAAGTCACCAGGTCTGAGCTCAATTGAAGTAAATGGTTCAGTTCATGATTTTAAAATGGGAGATTTTTCGCACCAGCAAATCGGAAAAATCAGTGAAATGCTTGATGAGATGATTAAGAAACTAAAACAGGCAGGGTACACACCAGACACATCATCTGTGCTACAGAATATTGATGAGGAAGAGAAAGAAACTGCACTTAACTACCACAGTGAGAAGTTGGCCATGGCTTTTGGTCTGATTAGCACAGCTCCAGGCACACCAATTCGGGTTATGAAGAATCTTCGAATTTGCGATGATTGCCACATTGCTACCAAGCTGCTGTCTAAACTATATGGAAGGGTAATTATAGTTAGGGACCGTAGTCGTTTTCACCACTTTAGAGAAGGATCCTGTTCCTGTGGGGACTATTGGTAG
- the LOC136205943 gene encoding uncharacterized protein, producing the protein MDDNLFEGLPPPSNQQQQNKQVEENTSIHRKPSPPPAPAPILKSALKRPKPIESIPEPLDDVVPEKAIATGKRLRFKTTTDASEKQVIEAMEKIASHIKNPAKFAKASKLAIQLIQAGSVKPGTSDHFFAILEAAMSSTTSCTDPSVRADYHVLFSAAQDAAECLNKKQKHQLATWTIRAVVANDLFTDDSFVFSKTAGQVKEAIANLPVATEDDDIEEAAALEDEAGTSDLSSGPSAEENKESDPFGLDALMIPAKKDEKAKGKKETLAKMRKEDEEENKRFLKAQRESLIICLEIAAHRYKTPWCQTVIDILVKHAFDNVARFTSQQRDAIQKLWASIREQQARRRQGKSVNGKLDVTAFEWLQEKYSTEKISIRRAVGGSGDRRAQQWLG; encoded by the exons ATGGATGATAACCTGTTTGAAGGCCTACCTCCTCCTTCTAATCAGCAGCAGCAAAACAAACAAGTAGAAGAAAACACTTCAATTCATAGAAAACCATCTCCTCCACCAGCTCCGGCACCAATTTTGAAAAGTGCCCTCAAGCGCCCCAAGCCAATTGAATCTATTCCGGAGCCACTAGACG ATGTTGTACCTGAAAAGGCAATTGCAACTGGAAAGAGGTTGAGATTTAAAACGACTACAGATGCCTCTGAGAAACAAGTGATAGAGGCAATGGAGAAGATAGCTTCTCACATTAAGAATCCAGCAAAGTTTGCCAAGGCTTCTAAGCTTGCAATACAGCTAATTCAAGCTGGAAGTGTAAAGCCTGGAACTAGTGaccacttctttgccatacttGAGGCTGCAATGTCATCAACCACATCATGTACTGATCCTTCTGTCCGGGCAGATTATCATGTATTGTTCTCAGCAGCTCAGGATGCTGCAGAA TGCCTCAATAAGAAGCAGAAACATCAATTAGCTACATGGACAATTAGGGCAGTGGTGGCAAATGACTTATTCACTGATGATAGCTTTGTG TTCTCAAAAACAGCTGGACAAGTAAAAGAAGCTATAGCCAACCTTCCAGTTGCTACTGAGGATGATGATATAGAGGAAGCTGCTGCCTTAGAAGACGAGGCTGGAACATCTGATTTATCTTCAGGTCCTTCGGCCGAGGAAAATAAGGAGTCTGATCCATTTGGGCTTGATGCTCTAATGATCCCAgcaaagaaagatgaaaaggcaaAGGGGAAAAAGGAGACACTGGCCAAGATGAGAAAGGAGGACGAGGAAGAGAATAAGAGATTTCTCAAAGCTCAGAGAGAATCTTTAATTATTTGTTTAGAGATTGCTGCACATCGTTACAAAACTCCATG GTGCCAAACAGTGATAGACATTTTGGTTAAGCATGCTTTTGATAATGTTGCAAGATTCACATCTCAACAAAGGGATGCTATACAGAAACTTTGGGCTTCTATACGGGAACAGCAAGCTCGCAGAAGGCAAGGGAAATCAGTAAACGGAAAACTGGATGTCACCGCTTTTGAATGGCTTCAAGAAAAATATTCTACTGAGAAAATTAGCATTAGGCGTGCTGTTGGTGGCAGTGGAGATCGTCGTGCCCAACAGTGGCTTGGTTAG
- the LOC136205942 gene encoding pentatricopeptide repeat-containing protein At2g02980, chloroplastic-like isoform X2, which produces MSNDHKKVITSIMKMPLLAAKLPTSLSPLLKITQFSPQNDNNHLQNPSRTPILSFSLHQLKQIHGHFIRTHCNPLTPTSSPEAHYNLLITAYVKNNHPKIALNIYAYMSECGSSPSARLVFDKMLDRDAVSWSTMIRSYSRNKLIYQGLELIKDMRLMNVKPNESTLVSMVNIFAAIEDIDMAKAMHSYVVRNSIDVKLGVALAASLINMYAKCGNLVSARVLFDELSEKDIVSCTALIAGYIRCNNVKEGERLFVQMVEENVIPSEITMLSLIIACGFVRAIQLGKRLHAYILRNRSRMSLALATALVDMYGKCGDVRSARVLFDSMENKDVITWTSMIAAYAQAQCFHQAFDLFTQMRNGQVRPNEVTLVSLLSLCAEAGAFDMGKWVHAYIDKQGVEVDVVLKTALVDMYAKCGDIDGARRLFDEAVFRDICMWNAMMAGYGIHGRGHEALKLFAEMEIQGIKPNGITFIGVLHACSHAGLVKEGKRLFQRMVYDFGLIRKVEHYGCMVDLLGRAGHLDEAYAMIESMPMKPEVVIWGALLAACKTHKNPEMAEVAAKKLLELEPQHCGYNALMSNIYATANRWNDVAGVRKAMKSFGIKKSPGLSSIEVNGSVHDFKMGDFSHQQIGKISEMLDEMIKKLKQAGYTPDTSSVLQNIDEEEKETALNYHSEKLAMAFGLISTAPGTPIRVMKNLRICDDCHIATKLLSKLYGRVIIVRDRSRFHHFREGSCSCGDYW; this is translated from the exons ATGTCAAATGATCATAAAAAGGTAATAACGAGCATCATGAAAATGCCATTGCTCGCTGCCAAACTTCCTACTTCTCTTTCTCCCCTCTTAAAAATCACCCAATTCTCACCTCAGAATGACAACAACCACCTCCAAAACCCTTCTCGCACTCCGATTCTCTCCTTCTCCCTTCACCAATTGAAGCAAATCCATGGTCACTTCATTAGAACCCATTGCAATCCCCTTACACCCACCTCGAGTCCTGAAGCTCACTACAATCTCCTTATAACTGCCTACGTTAAGAACAACCATCCAAAAATTGCCCTAAACATCTATGCTTACATGAG TGAATGTGGGAGCTCACCATCTGCACGcctagtgtttgataaaatgcttGACAGAGATGCTGTTTCATGGAGTACTATGATTAGAAGCTATAGTCGAAATAAATTGATTTATCAAGGGCTAGAACTTATAAAAGATATGCGTTTAATGAATGTTAAGCCGAATGAAAGTACTTTGGTTAGTATGGTTAATATTTTTGCTGCCATTGAGGACATAGATATGGCGAAAGCAATGCATTCTTATGTTGTGAGGAATAGTATTGATGTGAAATTGGGTGTGGCTTTAGCTGCTTCTTTGATTAATATGTATGCCAAGTGTGGAAATTTAGTTTCAGCAAGAGTTCTATTTGACGAGTTGAGTGAAAAAGACATTGTTTCTTGCACTGCCTTGATTGCTGGCTATATCAGATGCAATAATGTGAAAGAGGGTGAAAGGCTTTTTGTTCAAATGGTTGAGGAAAATGTCATTCCGAGCGAGATTACAATGCTGAGTTTGATTATCGCTTGTGGTTTTGTCAGGGCTATACAATTGGGTAAGCGGCTACACGCTTATATTTTGAGGAACCGATCAAGAATGTCGCTGGCTTTAGCTACGGCTTTGGTTGACATGTATGGAAAATGTGGTGATGTAAGAAGTGCAAGGGTGTTATTTGATAGCATGGAGAATAAAGATGTTATAACTTGGACTTCTATGATTGCAGCTTATGCACAAGCACAGTgttttcatcaagcttttgatCTCTTTACACAGATGAGGAATGGACAGGTGAGACCAAATGAAGTAACACTTGTTAGCCTTCTCTCTCTATGTGCAGAAGCTGGAGCTTTTGACATGGGAAAGTGGGTTCATGCTTACATTGACAAGCAGGGTGTTGAAGTAGATGTTGTACTGAAAACTGCTCTGGTTGACATGTATGCGAAGTGCGGAGATATAGATGGAGCACGGAGGCTGTTCGATGAAGCGGTCTTTCGAGACATCTGCATGTGGAATGCTATGATGGCTGGTTACGGTATCCACGGGCGTGGTCATGAAGCTTTAAAACTGTTTGCAGAGATGGAGATACAAGGTATAAAACCAAATGGCATTACATTTATTGGAGTTCTACATGCTTGCAGTCATGCAGGATTGGTAAAGGAAGGAAAAAGACTTTTTCAGAGAATGGTTTATGACTTCGGTTTGATCCGAAAAGTTGAGCATTACGGGTGTATGGTGGATCTTCTTGGTCGAGCTGGACATCTCGATGAAGCATATGCAATGATCGAAAGCATGCCAATGAAACCCGAGGTCGTGATATGGGGTGCTTTGCTTGCTGCATGCAAGACTCACAAAAATCCTGAGATGGCAGAAGTAGCAGCAAAAAAGCTCCTTGAGTTAGAACCTCAACATTGTGGTTATAATGCTCTCATGTCAAACATATATGCTACAGCAAATAGATGGAATGATGTTGCAGGAGTTAGAAAAGCAATGAAGAGTTTTGGCATCAAGAAGTCACCAGGTCTGAGCTCAATTGAAGTAAATGGTTCAGTTCATGATTTTAAAATGGGAGATTTTTCGCACCAGCAAATCGGAAAAATCAGTGAAATGCTTGATGAGATGATTAAGAAACTAAAACAGGCAGGGTACACACCAGACACATCATCTGTGCTACAGAATATTGATGAGGAAGAGAAAGAAACTGCACTTAACTACCACAGTGAGAAGTTGGCCATGGCTTTTGGTCTGATTAGCACAGCTCCAGGCACACCAATTCGGGTTATGAAGAATCTTCGAATTTGCGATGATTGCCACATTGCTACCAAGCTGCTGTCTAAACTATATGGAAGGGTAATTATAGTTAGGGACCGTAGTCGTTTTCACCACTTTAGAGAAGGATCCTGTTCCTGTGGGGACTATTGGTAG
- the LOC136206756 gene encoding uncharacterized protein has protein sequence MNEQAAEAEYFSKDFEWETLKQEIENNASYRHHLLPFISSSHEQEEQSGAAKAWQSFHIRHSSGKFFKERRYILKEFPELVSCPDFSKVLEVGCGSGSSLIPILRGNKSIAVYACDCCTETLDTAKQNVDAANIVSINHRFKPFHCDFAFTRFPKWLICNSCRSFFSNKQQQCFLPDVKESTVDANCSDTCKEGSCCIGGVDFVILVFTLSAVPLKRMPMAILECFSVLKPGGLLLFRDYGLYDMTMLRFEPEKRVGFREYMRSDGTRSYFFCLDTVRDLFVGAGFIELELEYCCVTSVNRKKGKILKRVWVHGKFQKPIEVAVNHCTC, from the exons ATGAATGAACAAGCAGCAGAAGCAGAGTATTTCTCTAAAGACTTTGAATGGGAGACACTAAAACAGGAAATTGAAAACAATGCCTCGTATCGACACCATTTACTCCCATTCATTTCATCTTCACATGAACAAGAAGAACAAAGTGGAGCTGCAAAGGCATGGCAGAGTTTCCACATCCGCCATTCATCCGGAAAATTCTTCaag GAGAGAAGATACATACTGAAGGAGTTCCCGGAGTTAGTATCGTGTCCGGATTTCTCAAAGGTTTTGGAGGTTGGCTGTGGTAGTGGAAGTTCTTTGATTCCAATCCTACG AGGGAACAAAAGCATAGCAGTGTATGCTTGTGATTGTTGCACCGAAACGCTTGACACTGCAAAACAGAATGTGGATGCTGCTAACATTGTTTCAATCAATCACCGTTTTAAGCCATTCCATTGTGATTTTGCTTTCACTAGGTTTCCTAAGTGGTTGATTTGCAATTCTTGTCGATCATTTTTTTCCAATAAACAACAACAATGCTTCCTTCcag ATGTTAAAGAGAGCACAGTAGATGCAAATTGTTCAGATACATGCAAAGAAGGGAGCTGTTGCATTGGTGGAGTTGATTTTGTTATACTG GTATTCACTCTATCAGCAGTGCCACTCAAAAGGATGCCAATGGCCATTCTGGAATGTTTTTCTGTACTGAAGCCTGGTGGTCTTCTCTTGTTTAGGGACTATG GGCTCTATGACATGACCATGTTGCGATTTGAGCCTGAGAAAAGAGTGGGGTTCCGAGAGTACATGCGTTCGGATGGGACTCGTTCTTATTTCTTCTGTTTAGATACTGTGAGAGATCTTTTTGTAGGTGCAGGCTTCATCGAG CTTGAACTCGAGTATTGCTGTGTTACATCTGTCAACCGCAAAAAAGGAAAGATACTGAAAAGAGTATGGGTTCATGGGAAGTTCCAGAAGCCCATTGAAGTAGCAGTAAATCATTGCACATGTTGA